Proteins co-encoded in one Anabas testudineus chromosome 8, fAnaTes1.2, whole genome shotgun sequence genomic window:
- the abi3a gene encoding ABI family, member 3a isoform X1, protein MKNQNYKNEVLKILEETPNARKALLENYDNLLKVSEYCHNNYIQAGDSSMKALEETKNFTTQSLASVAYQISTLANSVLSLLDAQTNQLRQMESSINLIGQTVEMHKEKVSRREIGVFTAVRRVPRSHKILPPQPASVQPRPPYSRQPINYQQLDGVGHGMKVSGKQSDRTGTIRKHGASVRSSKPPEPVQCPVPPPVSGSSFGKNVAPPTIPSTWQAPPECDIITTLLDDTSAPPPLDTNEALAQNDDVIIDVVMSTSVLPPPPPPPVSSGEMVTLPPPPPPPPPPAPFSQVVASHSAPPPATPMPPPTSLETVVEENSLPPPSPPPPPSDDDSFPPLTNDSLDLPAPPPPPPTSQEVDVTLPSRRSRRRCSPPTTRSLSLRVRSGPASRTRHTRSLFLPAVQSYLEIPAPPPSLLLDDGGGFDDIMPPLPPPVDYDTNAPPDYLEKVVALYSYEATKPDDLSITEGDIIYLTHRHDDGWCQGVLNGNGGFFPENYVQSCD, encoded by the exons atgaagAATCAGAACTATAAAAACGAGGTGTTGAAGATTCTGGAAGAAACTCCGAACGCCAGAAAAGCTCTGCTGGAAAACTACGACAACCTGCTGAAGGTGTCTGAGTACTGCCACAACAACTACATACAG GCAGGTGACAGCAGCATGAAGGCATTGGAGGAAACTAAAAACTTCACCACCCAATCACTGGCCAGTGTTGCCTACCAGATCAGCACTCTGGCCAATAGTGTGCTGAGTTTGCTGGACGCTCAGACCAATCAGCTTCGTCAAATGGAATCTTCCATCAACCTGATTGGTCAG ACAGTGGAGATGCACAAAGAGAAAGTTTCTCGGAGGGAGATCGGTGTCTTCACAGCCGTGAGACGGGTCCCACGCAGCCACAAAATCCTGCCCCCCCAACCTGCAAGTGTGCAGCCACGCCCACCTTATAGCCGCCAACCAATAAACTATCAGCAGCTGGACGGGGTGGGCCATGGCATGAAG GTCTCTGGGAAACAGTCGGACAGAACAGGAACGATCCGTAAACATGGAGCCTCTGTCAG GTCCAGCAAACCTCCAGAGCCGGTCCAATGCCCTGTGCCCCCCCCTGTCAGCGG ttcaAGTTTTGGGAAAAACGTTGCCCCGCCCACCATCCCTTCCACCTGGCAGGCTCCACCCGAGTGTGACATCATCACCACACTGCTTGACGAcacctcagctcctcctcctcttgatACCAATGAAGCACTGGCTCAgaatgatgatgtcatcattgATGTTGTCATGAGCACCTCTGTCctaccccctcctcctccaccacctgtTTCATCAGGAGAGATGGTGACactgccccctcctcctccccctcctcctcctcctgctccattTTCACAGGTTGTTGCCAGTCACAGTGCTCCACCCCCAGCCACGCCCATGCCCCCGCCCACCAGCCTTGAGACAG tGGTTGAGGAGAACAGCTtgccccctccctctcctccccctcctccctctgacGATGACAGCTTCCCCCCACTCACCAATGACAGCTTAGATCTGCCAgcaccaccaccccctcctccaACCAGCCAGGAAGTAGACG TGACCCTCCCATCCCGGAGGAGTCGCCGCCGCTGCTCGCCCCCCACaactcgctccctctctctgaggGTCCGCTCTGGCCCTGCCTCCCGCACTCGCCACACTCGCTCTCTCTTCCTGCCTGCTGTCCAATCAT ATCTTGAAATCCCAGCCCCGCCCCCTTCACTCTTATTGGATGATGGGGGTGGATTTGATGACATCATGCCACCTCTCCCTCCACCAGTGGACTATGACACCAATGCCCCCCCTGACTACCTGGAGAAAG TGGTGGCGCTCTATTCTTATGAAGCCACGAAACCTGATGACCTGTCCATCACTGAGGGCGACATCATCTACCTGACACATCGCCATGACGACGGCTGGTGTCAGGGCGTACTCAATGGTAACGGAGGATTCTTCCCTGAAAACTATGTCCAATCCTGTGACTAG
- the ccdc103 gene encoding coiled-coil domain-containing protein 103: protein MMAMSQRDVIDFPVLERELQAALESERRYVRENDAKLRAVSQRVGSYNEFRDLVLACHLKPLEKKDKEGSPRKQPWNPVAPSNM, encoded by the exons atgATGGCGATGTCACAGCGTGATGTCATCGACTTCCCTGTGTTGGAGCGAGAGCTGCAGGCAGCGCTGGAGTCAGAGCGGAGGTACGTCCGCGAGAACGATGCTAAACTGAGAGCTGTCAGCCAGAGGGTCGGTTCCTACAACGAGTTCAG AGACCTGGTCCTGGCGTGTCACCTAAAGCCTCTGGAGAAGAAGGACAAGGAGGGATCTCCACGGAAACAACCCTGGAACCCGGTCGCCCCAAGCAACATGTGA
- the abi3a gene encoding ABI family, member 3a isoform X4 codes for MKALEETKNFTTQSLASVAYQISTLANSVLSLLDAQTNQLRQMESSINLIGQTVEMHKEKVSRREIGVFTAVRRVPRSHKILPPQPASVQPRPPYSRQPINYQQLDGVGHGMKVSGKQSDRTGTIRKHGASVRSSKPPEPVQCPVPPPVSGSSFGKNVAPPTIPSTWQAPPECDIITTLLDDTSAPPPLDTNEALAQNDDVIIDVVMSTSVLPPPPPPPVSSGEMVTLPPPPPPPPPPAPFSQVVASHSAPPPATPMPPPTSLETVVEENSLPPPSPPPPPSDDDSFPPLTNDSLDLPAPPPPPPTSQEVDVTLPSRRSRRRCSPPTTRSLSLRVRSGPASRTRHTRSLFLPAVQSYLEIPAPPPSLLLDDGGGFDDIMPPLPPPVDYDTNAPPDYLEKVVALYSYEATKPDDLSITEGDIIYLTHRHDDGWCQGVLNGNGGFFPENYVQSCD; via the exons ATGAAGGCATTGGAGGAAACTAAAAACTTCACCACCCAATCACTGGCCAGTGTTGCCTACCAGATCAGCACTCTGGCCAATAGTGTGCTGAGTTTGCTGGACGCTCAGACCAATCAGCTTCGTCAAATGGAATCTTCCATCAACCTGATTGGTCAG ACAGTGGAGATGCACAAAGAGAAAGTTTCTCGGAGGGAGATCGGTGTCTTCACAGCCGTGAGACGGGTCCCACGCAGCCACAAAATCCTGCCCCCCCAACCTGCAAGTGTGCAGCCACGCCCACCTTATAGCCGCCAACCAATAAACTATCAGCAGCTGGACGGGGTGGGCCATGGCATGAAG GTCTCTGGGAAACAGTCGGACAGAACAGGAACGATCCGTAAACATGGAGCCTCTGTCAG GTCCAGCAAACCTCCAGAGCCGGTCCAATGCCCTGTGCCCCCCCCTGTCAGCGG ttcaAGTTTTGGGAAAAACGTTGCCCCGCCCACCATCCCTTCCACCTGGCAGGCTCCACCCGAGTGTGACATCATCACCACACTGCTTGACGAcacctcagctcctcctcctcttgatACCAATGAAGCACTGGCTCAgaatgatgatgtcatcattgATGTTGTCATGAGCACCTCTGTCctaccccctcctcctccaccacctgtTTCATCAGGAGAGATGGTGACactgccccctcctcctccccctcctcctcctcctgctccattTTCACAGGTTGTTGCCAGTCACAGTGCTCCACCCCCAGCCACGCCCATGCCCCCGCCCACCAGCCTTGAGACAG tGGTTGAGGAGAACAGCTtgccccctccctctcctccccctcctccctctgacGATGACAGCTTCCCCCCACTCACCAATGACAGCTTAGATCTGCCAgcaccaccaccccctcctccaACCAGCCAGGAAGTAGACG TGACCCTCCCATCCCGGAGGAGTCGCCGCCGCTGCTCGCCCCCCACaactcgctccctctctctgaggGTCCGCTCTGGCCCTGCCTCCCGCACTCGCCACACTCGCTCTCTCTTCCTGCCTGCTGTCCAATCAT ATCTTGAAATCCCAGCCCCGCCCCCTTCACTCTTATTGGATGATGGGGGTGGATTTGATGACATCATGCCACCTCTCCCTCCACCAGTGGACTATGACACCAATGCCCCCCCTGACTACCTGGAGAAAG TGGTGGCGCTCTATTCTTATGAAGCCACGAAACCTGATGACCTGTCCATCACTGAGGGCGACATCATCTACCTGACACATCGCCATGACGACGGCTGGTGTCAGGGCGTACTCAATGGTAACGGAGGATTCTTCCCTGAAAACTATGTCCAATCCTGTGACTAG
- the abi3a gene encoding ABI family, member 3a isoform X2, whose product MKNQNYKNEVLKILEETPNARKALLENYDNLLKVSEYCHNNYIQAGDSSMKALEETKNFTTQSLASVAYQISTLANSVLSLLDAQTNQLRQMESSINLIGQTVEMHKEKVSRREIGVFTAVRRVPRSHKILPPQPASVQPRPPYSRQPINYQQLDGVGHGMKVSGKQSDRTGTIRKHGASVRSSKPPEPVQCPVPPPVSGSSFGKNVAPPTIPSTWQAPPECDIITTLLDDTSAPPPLDTNEALAQNDDVIIDVVMSTSVLPPPPPPPVSSGEMVTLPPPPPPPPPPAPFSQVVASHSAPPPATPMPPPTSLETVVEENSLPPPSPPPPPSDDDSFPPLTNDSLDLPAPPPPPPTSQEVDVTLPSRRSRRRCSPPTTRSLSLRVRSGPASRTRHTRSLFLPAVQSLIIPPPPSYPPPCAPPLAPSSSFFTLLPCYSSSPRLFLPARLEHLGKKRSTVAVSIVLLVTGEMVLEKVLLTKLL is encoded by the exons atgaagAATCAGAACTATAAAAACGAGGTGTTGAAGATTCTGGAAGAAACTCCGAACGCCAGAAAAGCTCTGCTGGAAAACTACGACAACCTGCTGAAGGTGTCTGAGTACTGCCACAACAACTACATACAG GCAGGTGACAGCAGCATGAAGGCATTGGAGGAAACTAAAAACTTCACCACCCAATCACTGGCCAGTGTTGCCTACCAGATCAGCACTCTGGCCAATAGTGTGCTGAGTTTGCTGGACGCTCAGACCAATCAGCTTCGTCAAATGGAATCTTCCATCAACCTGATTGGTCAG ACAGTGGAGATGCACAAAGAGAAAGTTTCTCGGAGGGAGATCGGTGTCTTCACAGCCGTGAGACGGGTCCCACGCAGCCACAAAATCCTGCCCCCCCAACCTGCAAGTGTGCAGCCACGCCCACCTTATAGCCGCCAACCAATAAACTATCAGCAGCTGGACGGGGTGGGCCATGGCATGAAG GTCTCTGGGAAACAGTCGGACAGAACAGGAACGATCCGTAAACATGGAGCCTCTGTCAG GTCCAGCAAACCTCCAGAGCCGGTCCAATGCCCTGTGCCCCCCCCTGTCAGCGG ttcaAGTTTTGGGAAAAACGTTGCCCCGCCCACCATCCCTTCCACCTGGCAGGCTCCACCCGAGTGTGACATCATCACCACACTGCTTGACGAcacctcagctcctcctcctcttgatACCAATGAAGCACTGGCTCAgaatgatgatgtcatcattgATGTTGTCATGAGCACCTCTGTCctaccccctcctcctccaccacctgtTTCATCAGGAGAGATGGTGACactgccccctcctcctccccctcctcctcctcctgctccattTTCACAGGTTGTTGCCAGTCACAGTGCTCCACCCCCAGCCACGCCCATGCCCCCGCCCACCAGCCTTGAGACAG tGGTTGAGGAGAACAGCTtgccccctccctctcctccccctcctccctctgacGATGACAGCTTCCCCCCACTCACCAATGACAGCTTAGATCTGCCAgcaccaccaccccctcctccaACCAGCCAGGAAGTAGACG TGACCCTCCCATCCCGGAGGAGTCGCCGCCGCTGCTCGCCCCCCACaactcgctccctctctctgaggGTCCGCTCTGGCCCTGCCTCCCGCACTCGCCACACTCGCTCTCTCTTCCTGCCTGCTGTCCAATCAT tgatcatcccccctcctccctcctacCCTCCCCCATGTGCTCCTCCCCTTgctccctcttcttcctttttcactCTACTGCCCTGCTACTCTTCCTCACCTCGACTCTTCTTACCTGCTCGCCTCGAACACCTGGGTAAGAAAAGGAGTACTGTAGCAGTTAGTATTGTATTATTGGTAACAGGAGAAATGGTCCTAGAAAAAGTACTGTTAACTAAATTATTGTAG
- the abi3a gene encoding ABI family, member 3a isoform X3: protein MKNQNYKNEVLKILEETPNARKALLENYDNLLKVSEYCHNNYIQAGDSSMKALEETKNFTTQSLASVAYQISTLANSVLSLLDAQTNQLRQMESSINLIGQTVEMHKEKVSRREIGVFTAVRRVPRSHKILPPQPASVQPRPPYSRQPINYQQLDGVGHGMKVSGKQSDRTGTIRKHGASVRSSKPPEPVQCPVPPPVSGSSFGKNVAPPTIPSTWQAPPECDIITTLLDDTSAPPPLDTNEALAQNDDVIIDVVMSTSVLPPPPPPPVSSGEMVTLPPPPPPPPPPAPFSQVVASHSAPPPATPMPPPTSLETVVEENSLPPPSPPPPPSDDDSFPPLTNDSLDLPAPPPPPPTSQEVDDLEIPAPPPSLLLDDGGGFDDIMPPLPPPVDYDTNAPPDYLEKVVALYSYEATKPDDLSITEGDIIYLTHRHDDGWCQGVLNGNGGFFPENYVQSCD, encoded by the exons atgaagAATCAGAACTATAAAAACGAGGTGTTGAAGATTCTGGAAGAAACTCCGAACGCCAGAAAAGCTCTGCTGGAAAACTACGACAACCTGCTGAAGGTGTCTGAGTACTGCCACAACAACTACATACAG GCAGGTGACAGCAGCATGAAGGCATTGGAGGAAACTAAAAACTTCACCACCCAATCACTGGCCAGTGTTGCCTACCAGATCAGCACTCTGGCCAATAGTGTGCTGAGTTTGCTGGACGCTCAGACCAATCAGCTTCGTCAAATGGAATCTTCCATCAACCTGATTGGTCAG ACAGTGGAGATGCACAAAGAGAAAGTTTCTCGGAGGGAGATCGGTGTCTTCACAGCCGTGAGACGGGTCCCACGCAGCCACAAAATCCTGCCCCCCCAACCTGCAAGTGTGCAGCCACGCCCACCTTATAGCCGCCAACCAATAAACTATCAGCAGCTGGACGGGGTGGGCCATGGCATGAAG GTCTCTGGGAAACAGTCGGACAGAACAGGAACGATCCGTAAACATGGAGCCTCTGTCAG GTCCAGCAAACCTCCAGAGCCGGTCCAATGCCCTGTGCCCCCCCCTGTCAGCGG ttcaAGTTTTGGGAAAAACGTTGCCCCGCCCACCATCCCTTCCACCTGGCAGGCTCCACCCGAGTGTGACATCATCACCACACTGCTTGACGAcacctcagctcctcctcctcttgatACCAATGAAGCACTGGCTCAgaatgatgatgtcatcattgATGTTGTCATGAGCACCTCTGTCctaccccctcctcctccaccacctgtTTCATCAGGAGAGATGGTGACactgccccctcctcctccccctcctcctcctcctgctccattTTCACAGGTTGTTGCCAGTCACAGTGCTCCACCCCCAGCCACGCCCATGCCCCCGCCCACCAGCCTTGAGACAG tGGTTGAGGAGAACAGCTtgccccctccctctcctccccctcctccctctgacGATGACAGCTTCCCCCCACTCACCAATGACAGCTTAGATCTGCCAgcaccaccaccccctcctccaACCAGCCAGGAAGTAGACG ATCTTGAAATCCCAGCCCCGCCCCCTTCACTCTTATTGGATGATGGGGGTGGATTTGATGACATCATGCCACCTCTCCCTCCACCAGTGGACTATGACACCAATGCCCCCCCTGACTACCTGGAGAAAG TGGTGGCGCTCTATTCTTATGAAGCCACGAAACCTGATGACCTGTCCATCACTGAGGGCGACATCATCTACCTGACACATCGCCATGACGACGGCTGGTGTCAGGGCGTACTCAATGGTAACGGAGGATTCTTCCCTGAAAACTATGTCCAATCCTGTGACTAG